The genomic DNA GCATCGGCCTGGGCGGCAGCGGCGCCGCGCTGTGGTGGCCTCAGCGTGCGCACCAGTTCACGCAGAAGGACATCGACGCGGCAGTGCTTCATACGCTGCAGACCAACACCTTGCCCTCGCCGGCCGCCAAGGCCGCGGACATCATCCGGCCGTCGGTGGTGCGCGTGGTGAGCTACGGCACCGAGAAGACCACGCCCGAAGCCAGGACCGAGAAGCGCGGCCGCAACCTGGCCAAGGGTCGCCCGGCCGACGCCACCGCGGCGCCCGGGCAGCAGGTGGAGCGCGGCGTCGGCACCGGCGTGGTGATCGTCGACAAGGGTGTGATCCTCACCAACCTGCACGTGGTCGCCGGCGCCGAGACCATCAAGGTCACCTTCTTCGACGGCCTCGAGTCGCCCGCCACCATCACCGGCACACAGCCCGAGAACGACCTCGCCGTGCTGCAGGCGCAGAAGCTGCCGGACGACCTGATCCCGGCCACCATGCGCTCGACCGCCGACCTGCGGCCGGGCGATCAGGTCGCGGCCGTCGGCTTTCCGTTCGGCATCGGCCCGTCGGTATCGGCCGGCGTGGTGTCGGGCCTCAACCGCTCGTTCCGCTCGCCCGAGGGCAAGCAGGAACTGGGCAACCTGATCCAGTTCGATGCCGCCGCCAATCCGGGCAATTCGGGCGGCCCGCTGATCAACATGGACGGCGAGGTGGTGGGCATCGTCACCGCCATCCTCAACCCGACCCAGCAACGCACCTTCATCGGCATCGGCTTCGCGATGCCGATCGAGAACGCCGCCTCCGCCATCGGCTCGCCGCCTTTCTGATCCCTTCCCCCGATCATTCTCCGAAAGCACACGCATGAGCACAGAGACCGAATCGAGCGCCGACGCGAGCGCGAGCGCCACCGCCGAACTGATGGAGCAGATCCTCTACCAGGTCAAGCGCATCGTGGTCGGCCAGGACCGTTTTCTCGAACGCGTGATGGTCGCAATGCTGGCCGGCGGACACCTGCTGGTCGAAGGCGTGCCGGGCCTTGCCAAGACGCTCACCGTGCGCACGCTGGCCGACACCGTGCGCGGCCAGTTCAAGCGCATCCAGTTCACGCCCGACCTGGTGCCGGCCGACCTCGTGGGCACGCGCATCTACAACCAGAAGACCGGCGATTTCAGCACCTCGCTCGGCCCGGTCTTCGCCAACCTGCTGCTGGCCGACGAAATCAACCGCGCACCCGCCAAGGTGCAGAGCGCGCTGCTCGAGGTGATGCAGGAGCGGCAGGTCACCATCGCAGGCGTCTCGCACCCGGTGCCGCGGCCCTTCCTCGTGATGGCGACGCAGAACCCGATCGAGACCGAAGGCACCTACCCGCTGCCCGAGGCCCAGGTCGACCGCTTCATGATGAAGGTGCTGGTCGACTATCCCACCGACGAGGAAGAGTTCGTGATCGTCGAGCGCGTGATCGGTCCGCCGGTCGCGGCGGTGCCGGTCGCCACCACCGACCAGCTCGCGCTGCTGCAGGCCGAGGCGCGGCGCATCTATGTCGATCCCTCGCTGATCCAGTACGCGGTCCGGCTGGTGTCTGCCACGCGCACGCCCGACAAGCACGGGCTCAAGGACATGAAGCGCTTCATCACCTTCGGCGCCAGCCCGCGCGCCAGCATTCACCTGACCGAGGGCGCGCGAGCGCTCGCGCTGCTGCGCGGCCGCAGCTACGCGCTGCCCGAGGACATGAGCGCACTGGTGCCCGACGTGCTGCGCCATCGCGTGACGCTGTCCTACGAAGGCCTGTCCGAAGGCCTCACGCCGGACGCCCTCATCGATCGGATCATGCGGGCCGTGCCTGCGCCCGCGAAACCTCTCGAACATGAAAAGCTGGTGGCCTGAAATGAGCACACCCCCAGGCTGCGCGCACTTCGTGTCGCTCCGCCAACCCCCTTGCAAGGGGCAACACCTGCGGCCCGGCGAAGCCGGATCCGCGGTGTTTCTGGAATCTGTATGAAACGCTGGTGGCGCAAGACGGCTGCGGCCGCCAATGACGAACAGCTTGCCGCCGCGGCGAGCGGCGTCGAGCGTGCGCTGCGCCGCCTTGAATGGACCGTGATCCGCCGGCTCGACGGCCTGCTGCAGGGCGACTACCGCACGCTGATGCGCGGCACCGGGCTCGACCTGGCCGACCTGCGCGAGTACCAGCACCACGACGACGTGCGCCACATCGACTGGAACGTCACCGCGCGGCTGCAGGTGCCGCACGTGCGCGTGTTCACCGAAGACCGCGAGATGGCCGCCTGGTTCGTGCTCGACCTGAGCCGCTCGGTCGACTTCGGCTCGGGCGCGCGCGCCAAGCGCGAGATCTCGGCCGGCTTCGTTGGCGTGCTCGCGCGGCTGCTCACGCGGCACGGCAACCGCGTCGGCGCGCTGGTCTACGGCAACGACGTCGAAGCCGTGATCCCGCCGCGCTGCGGCCGCCGGCATGTGCTGCACCTGCTGCATGCGATGGAACGCCGCGCCGCCAAGGTCGTGCCCGACCCGAAGGGCATGACGCGGCTGGCCGACCTGCTGAAGTCGGCCGCCGTGCTGATGCCGCGCCGCTCGACCGTGTTCGTGGTGTCCGACTTCCTGAGCCAGCCCGGCTGGGAACGGCCGCTCGGGCAGCTGGCGCAGCGCCATGAAGTGGTCGCGGTGCGCCTCTTCGATCCGCTCGAACTCGCATTGCCCGACCTCGGCCTGGTGCCGCTGCGCGATGCCGAGACCGGCGAACAGCTCTGGGTCGACACGCATGACGCGGGCTTTCGCAAGCGCTTCGCGCGCATCGCGGTCGAGCGCGAGAACACCCTGCGCGAATCGCTGGCGAAGATCGGCGTCGACACGCTCGAACTCTCGACCCACGACGACCTGGTCGAAGCCATCGTGCGCTTTGCCGACATGCGCAAGCGCCGCCTGCGCGCCGGGTCGCCGAATCCGAAGGCGGTGGCAGCATGAACTTCCTCTGGCCCCAGTTCCTCTGGCTCCTGCTCGCGACACCCCTGCTGGTGCTGCTCTACCTGTGGCTGCTGCGGCGCAAGAAGAAGCTCGCGCTGCGCTATGCGAGTCTCTCGATCGTGCGCGAGGCAATGGGCGCCGGCCAGACCATTCGCCGGCACATTCCGCCCTTTCTGTTCCTGCTGGCCATCATCGCGCTGCTGATCGCCGCCGCACGGCCGATGGCCGAAGTGGTGCTGCCCTCGAACCAGCAGACCATCATCCTTGCGATGGACGTCTCCGGCAGCATGCGCGCGGCCGACGTGCAGCCCAATCGCCTGGTGGCCGCGCAGGAAGCGGCCAAGAGCTTCCTGAAGGAACTGCCGCGCAGCGTGAGGGTCGGCATCGTCGCCTTCGCCGGCAGCGCACAGGTCGCGCAATTGCCGACGACCAACCGCGACGACCTGGTGACGGCGATCGATTCCTTCCAGCTGCAGCGCGCGACCGCCACCGGCGACGCGATCGTGATCTCGCTGGCCACGCTGTTCCCGAATGCGGGCATCGACATCTCCGACTTCGGGCCGCGATCGCGCCAGCGCGGCGAATCGCTCGATCGCGCGGGCAAGGGCCCCGACAAGGAGTTCACGCCGGTCGCGCCCGGCTCGTACACCTCGGCCGCGATCATCATGCTGACCGACGGCCAGCGCACCACCGGCGTCGACCCGCTCGATGCAGCCAAGGCGGCGGCCGACCGCGGCATTCGCATCTACACCGTGGGCATCGGCACGGTCGATGGCGAAACCATCGGCTTCGAGGGCTGGTCGATGCGCGTGCGGCTCGACGAAGACACGCTCAAGGCCATCGCCAACAAGACCTCGGCCGAATACTTCTATGCCGGCACCGCGACCGATCTCAAGAAGGTCTACACCAGCCTGAGTTCGCGCCTCACGGTCGAGAAGAAGGAGACCGAGATCTCGGCGCTGTTCGCGCTCGGTGCCGCGGTGTTGGCACTTCTCTCTGCAGGCCTCTCCCTGCTCTGGTTCAATCGGATCTTGTAGCTCGCCCCCAGGCTGCGCGCACTGCGTGTCGCTTCGCCAACCTCCTGCCGGGGGCAACACCGGCGGACCGGCTGAGCCGGATCCGCGGTGTTTCTGGAATCAAGCCCGCGTGTTCACCGGTGGGGCGGCGCTCATCAAAAGATCTATTTATAATCGCTCTTCTCGCAATCATCAACGGAGAACGACTTGGCCCGCACGGATCTTTGCAGCGACGATGAAGTGAGGGCGCTGGTGCATGCCTTCTATGCCAAGGTCCGGCGCGATGCGATGCTGGGGCCGATCTTCGAGAGCCACGTGCACGATTGGGACAGCCATCTGTCCCGGCTGACGGATTTCTGGTCGGCGGTGCTGCGCGGCACCGGGCGCTTCACCGGCGCGCCGATGCCGCGGCACGTGGCATTGCCGGGGCTGAATGCCGAGCTGTTCCAGCGCTGGCTGGCACTGTTCCACGAGACCACCGCGGCCCATCCCAACCAGGCGATGGGCCAGTACGCCGATGCGATGGCCGAGCGGATCGCCCAGAGCCTCTGGTACGGCTACCAGATCAGCCGCCGGCCGGACGAACTGCCCTCGGCGCTCGCCCCTCATGGCTGACGCGGCGCAGCGGCTCGCAAGGAGACGGCGATGCGCCTGACCACGATGACCGACTACGCGGTGCGCCTGCTGATGTACGTGGCGCAGCGCCCGGACCGGCTGTGCACCATCGCCGAGATTGCCGAGGCCCATGCGGTGTCGGAAGCGCACCTCATGAAGATCACGCACCAGCTCGGCCTGCAAGGCTGGATCGAGACGGTGCGCGGCAAGGGCGGCGGGATGCGCCTGGCCCATGCGCCGGAGGACATCAACCTGGGCGCGGTGGTGCGCGGCATCGAGCCCGACTTCCAACTGGTCGAATGCTTCGGCGCCGGCAATGCCTGCACGCTCACCGGCCATTGCCGCCTGACCGGCGTGTTGCGCGGCGCGCTGGAAGGCTTCCTCGCGCACCTCGACGGCGTCACGCTCGCCGACGTGCTGCCTGCGCCCGACCCGGGCATGCATCCGATGCGCCGCATCGCGCTGAAGAGCGCACGCCTTTCCTAGAACCACCCCATCGCTCGCCCGCCATGACCCCTGCTGCCCTGCATACGCCGCTGGTCCAGATCCTCGATTGCGAATGGCCGATCCTCTGCGCGGGCATGGGCGGCGTCGCGCGCCACCGGCTCGCCGCGGCGGTGAGCAACGCGGGCGGCTTCGGCTGCCTGGGCATGGTGCGCGAACCGCCCGAGCGCGTGCGCGCCGAGATCGAGGCCTACCGGCGTCTCAGCGACCGCGCTTTCGCCGTCAACCTGATCCCGGCCGCCACCGAGCGCGGCCTGCTCGACGCGCAGGTCGAGGTCTGCCTCGCGCTGTCGGTGCCGGTGATCGCGCTGTTCTGGGACGTCGATGCGGACCTCGTCCGGCGCCTGAAGGCGCAGGGCGTGCGCGTGATCCATCAGGTCGGATCGGCGGCCGACGCCGAAGCGGCGTTGCGCGCCGGCGCCGACGTGCTGATCGCCCAGGGCGTGGAAGCGGGCGGCCATGTGCGCGGACAGATCTCGACCTTCGCGCTGCTGCCCGAGATCGTCGCGCTGAGTCCGGTGCCGGTGGTGGCATCGGGCGGCATCGCCAGCGGCGAGGCGCTGGTCGCCGCGCTGGCGCTGGGCGCGCAGGGCATCAGCTGCGGCTCGGTCTTTCTCGCCACGCACGAGGCCAACGCGCATGCGCATCACAAGCAGCGGCTCGTCGAATCCGGCGCGGCCGACACGCTGCTGACCGAGAAGTTCTTCCGCAACTGGCCGATGCCCGCACCGGTGCGGGTGCTGCGCAATGCGGTGACCGAGGGCCGCCACGATGCCTTGTACGCGCAGCGGGCCACGCCGGTGATCGGCGCCCAGGACGGCGCGCCGGTCCATCTGTTCTCGACCGATTCGCCGCTGGAGGATGCGACCGGCGACATCGACGACATGGCGATCTATGCCGGCCAGTCGTGCGGGCAGATCCATGATCTGTGCAGCGCCGGCGACCGGCTGCGCCAGCTCGTGGCACAGGCCGAGGCCTGCCTCGACCGGCTGGAAGCCAGGGCCACCGCGCCGCGTCCCGTCGAAGCGCCTGCGGCCACCCCTGCACCCGTGGCCTCGGCGGGGCAGGCGGCGCTGGTGGCCGTGCTCCAGGAACTGCTCGCGGCCGAGCGCGCGGGCGCCCGGGTGGCCGCATCCAGCCTGAGCCAGACCCGCGACGCCGCGGCACGCCGGCTGCTGGAGCAGGTCCGCCACGGCGAGGCCGACAGCTGCCGCCGGCTGACGGCCTGCCTCGCGCACCTCGGCATCGAGCCGACGCGGGAGATCGGCGCCTTCCATGACAAGGCCATGGCCATCGCGAACCTGGACGAACGCCTGGCCTTCGTCGACCGCGGGCAGCGCTGGGTCATCCGGCGCATCGAGGCGCAGCTGCCGCTCTGCGACGATGCCTTCGTCAAGGCGGAGCTGGACGAGATCCTGAAGACCCACGTGACCAACAGCGCGGCCATGCAGCGCAGCTGAGATCCATCCGGATCGCGGGGCCCGCGCGTTCAATTCATCTGCAGCAGGATGTCGCGCACACGGTCCAGCGACGGATCGATGTCCGCGCGCTCGATCGCGCCGTAGCCCACCATCAGGCCCTGCCGTGCAGGGCCGAAATGATGGAAGCCCTCGAGCGTGTAGAGCCCGACGTCGACCCGCCGCGCCAGCCGCACCAGCATGTCCATGTCGATCGGCCGCCGGCACAGCGCGGTCATGTGGATGCCCGCGGTGGCCGGCACGCGCTCGAACCATGGCGACAGGTCGCCGTCGAAGCGGTGCATCAGCCGTTCGCGCCGCTCGGCGTAGGCCGCGTGGCAGCGCCGGATGTGCTTTTGCAGATGGCCGTCGACGATGAACTTGGCCAGCGCCCACTGTGCCGGCGTGGAGGTGTGCCAATCGCTCAGGTGCTTGGCGATGCACACCGCCTGCAGGATGGCCGGCGGCGCGATCAGATAGCCCATGCGCAGCTCGGGCGACATCGTCTTCGAGAAGGTGCCGACGAAGGCCACGATGCCATCGCGGTCCATGCTCTGCAGCGAATCGGCGGGGCGGCCCTCGTAGCGGAACTCGCTGTCGTAGTCGTCCTCGACGACGATCGCGCCAAGCGCCTGCGCGCGCGCCAGCAGCGCTTCGCGGCGGCGCACGCTCATCGGCATGCCGAGCGGGAACTGGTGCGCCGGCGTCACGTAGATCAGCCGCGTGCCGTCGGGGATGCACGCGACCTGCAGCCCTTCGGCATCGACCGGCACGCCGACCACCTGCGCGCCCTGCGCCGCGAACAGCTGCCGTGCCGGCGGATAACCGGGCTCTTCGACCGCGACCATGCAACCCGGCTCGACCAGCACGCGCGCCACCAGGTCGAGCGCCTGCTGCGCGCCGTTGGTCACGATGAGGTCGTCGATGCCGCAGCGCACGCCCCTTGAAAACGCGGCATGCCGCGCGATCGCCGCGCGCAGTTCGGGCAAGCCTTCCACCGGCCCGTAGAGGCCGCGCGAGCGCGCACCCTGGCGCAGCGCATGCAGCACGCAGCGGCGCCATTCGTCGTGCGGGAACAGGCTGCGTGCCGGTGCGCCGCCGATGTATTC from Variovorax sp. PBL-E5 includes the following:
- a CDS encoding RrF2 family transcriptional regulator, with translation MRLTTMTDYAVRLLMYVAQRPDRLCTIAEIAEAHAVSEAHLMKITHQLGLQGWIETVRGKGGGMRLAHAPEDINLGAVVRGIEPDFQLVECFGAGNACTLTGHCRLTGVLRGALEGFLAHLDGVTLADVLPAPDPGMHPMRRIALKSARLS
- a CDS encoding VWA domain-containing protein, producing the protein MNFLWPQFLWLLLATPLLVLLYLWLLRRKKKLALRYASLSIVREAMGAGQTIRRHIPPFLFLLAIIALLIAAARPMAEVVLPSNQQTIILAMDVSGSMRAADVQPNRLVAAQEAAKSFLKELPRSVRVGIVAFAGSAQVAQLPTTNRDDLVTAIDSFQLQRATATGDAIVISLATLFPNAGIDISDFGPRSRQRGESLDRAGKGPDKEFTPVAPGSYTSAAIIMLTDGQRTTGVDPLDAAKAAADRGIRIYTVGIGTVDGETIGFEGWSMRVRLDEDTLKAIANKTSAEYFYAGTATDLKKVYTSLSSRLTVEKKETEISALFALGAAVLALLSAGLSLLWFNRIL
- a CDS encoding DUF58 domain-containing protein is translated as MKRWWRKTAAAANDEQLAAAASGVERALRRLEWTVIRRLDGLLQGDYRTLMRGTGLDLADLREYQHHDDVRHIDWNVTARLQVPHVRVFTEDREMAAWFVLDLSRSVDFGSGARAKREISAGFVGVLARLLTRHGNRVGALVYGNDVEAVIPPRCGRRHVLHLLHAMERRAAKVVPDPKGMTRLADLLKSAAVLMPRRSTVFVVSDFLSQPGWERPLGQLAQRHEVVAVRLFDPLELALPDLGLVPLRDAETGEQLWVDTHDAGFRKRFARIAVERENTLRESLAKIGVDTLELSTHDDLVEAIVRFADMRKRRLRAGSPNPKAVAA
- a CDS encoding trypsin-like peptidase domain-containing protein, whose product is MRRPAFYSRSTRAPQDAAAPGMPDGSDAAEPQAPGAPMPPPVSRWQPGRRSFWVLLALCIGLGGSGAALWWPQRAHQFTQKDIDAAVLHTLQTNTLPSPAAKAADIIRPSVVRVVSYGTEKTTPEARTEKRGRNLAKGRPADATAAPGQQVERGVGTGVVIVDKGVILTNLHVVAGAETIKVTFFDGLESPATITGTQPENDLAVLQAQKLPDDLIPATMRSTADLRPGDQVAAVGFPFGIGPSVSAGVVSGLNRSFRSPEGKQELGNLIQFDAAANPGNSGGPLINMDGEVVGIVTAILNPTQQRTFIGIGFAMPIENAASAIGSPPF
- a CDS encoding nitronate monooxygenase — translated: MTPAALHTPLVQILDCEWPILCAGMGGVARHRLAAAVSNAGGFGCLGMVREPPERVRAEIEAYRRLSDRAFAVNLIPAATERGLLDAQVEVCLALSVPVIALFWDVDADLVRRLKAQGVRVIHQVGSAADAEAALRAGADVLIAQGVEAGGHVRGQISTFALLPEIVALSPVPVVASGGIASGEALVAALALGAQGISCGSVFLATHEANAHAHHKQRLVESGAADTLLTEKFFRNWPMPAPVRVLRNAVTEGRHDALYAQRATPVIGAQDGAPVHLFSTDSPLEDATGDIDDMAIYAGQSCGQIHDLCSAGDRLRQLVAQAEACLDRLEARATAPRPVEAPAATPAPVASAGQAALVAVLQELLAAERAGARVAASSLSQTRDAAARRLLEQVRHGEADSCRRLTACLAHLGIEPTREIGAFHDKAMAIANLDERLAFVDRGQRWVIRRIEAQLPLCDDAFVKAELDEILKTHVTNSAAMQRS
- a CDS encoding group III truncated hemoglobin; amino-acid sequence: MARTDLCSDDEVRALVHAFYAKVRRDAMLGPIFESHVHDWDSHLSRLTDFWSAVLRGTGRFTGAPMPRHVALPGLNAELFQRWLALFHETTAAHPNQAMGQYADAMAERIAQSLWYGYQISRRPDELPSALAPHG
- a CDS encoding AAA family ATPase, with translation MSTETESSADASASATAELMEQILYQVKRIVVGQDRFLERVMVAMLAGGHLLVEGVPGLAKTLTVRTLADTVRGQFKRIQFTPDLVPADLVGTRIYNQKTGDFSTSLGPVFANLLLADEINRAPAKVQSALLEVMQERQVTIAGVSHPVPRPFLVMATQNPIETEGTYPLPEAQVDRFMMKVLVDYPTDEEEFVIVERVIGPPVAAVPVATTDQLALLQAEARRIYVDPSLIQYAVRLVSATRTPDKHGLKDMKRFITFGASPRASIHLTEGARALALLRGRSYALPEDMSALVPDVLRHRVTLSYEGLSEGLTPDALIDRIMRAVPAPAKPLEHEKLVA
- the pdxR gene encoding MocR-like pyridoxine biosynthesis transcription factor PdxR — its product is MELHVVIEGDRDLTGQLYRQLKDAIRAGRLVAGEKLPPSRLLAEQLGLSRKTVAQAYARLGFDQLLVGRVGSGTFVADAIKPKAPPAAAARFAGASAIERWIRMDTPLRHSAPAGHSRYEYIGGAPARSLFPHDEWRRCVLHALRQGARSRGLYGPVEGLPELRAAIARHAAFSRGVRCGIDDLIVTNGAQQALDLVARVLVEPGCMVAVEEPGYPPARQLFAAQGAQVVGVPVDAEGLQVACIPDGTRLIYVTPAHQFPLGMPMSVRRREALLARAQALGAIVVEDDYDSEFRYEGRPADSLQSMDRDGIVAFVGTFSKTMSPELRMGYLIAPPAILQAVCIAKHLSDWHTSTPAQWALAKFIVDGHLQKHIRRCHAAYAERRERLMHRFDGDLSPWFERVPATAGIHMTALCRRPIDMDMLVRLARRVDVGLYTLEGFHHFGPARQGLMVGYGAIERADIDPSLDRVRDILLQMN